One region of Eurosta solidaginis isolate ZX-2024a chromosome X, ASM4086904v1, whole genome shotgun sequence genomic DNA includes:
- the LOC137234595 gene encoding glutathione S-transferase 1-1-like, protein MDFYDTASSAPCRSVIMTAKALGLNLNKKPKNLMAGEHMKPEYLKLNPQHTILTLVDNGFPLWESRAIMVYLAEKYGKDDTLYPKCPKRKAVINQRLYFDMGTLYKSFADYYYPQLFAKAPADPELYKKIESAFDLLNTFLEGHKYVAGDALTLPDLSILETASTFEVAGFDFSKYANVAKWHANVKKSAPGTDENWEGCLEFKANFFS, encoded by the coding sequence ATGGATTTCTATGACACAGCTAGTTCTGCCCCTTGCCGATCGGTTATAATGACCGCAAAAGCGCTTGGTCTCAACTTAAATAAGAAACCAAAGAATCTTATGGCTGGCGAGCACATGAAACCAGAATATCTTAAACTAAATCCACAGCACACTATTCTTACACTGGTCGACAATGGTTTTCCACTTTGGGAATCACGCGCAATTATGGTCTATTTGGCTGAGAAATATGGCAAAGATGATACGCTATACCCTAAATGCCCCAAAAGGAAAGCAGTTATCAATCAACGTTTATATTTCGATATGGGTACACTTTATAAGAGCTTCGCTGACTATTATTACCCACAATTATTTGCCAAAGCACCTGCTGATCCAGAGTTGTACAAGAAAATTGAATCAGCTTTTGACCTGCTAAATACTTTCCTCGAAGGACACAAGTATGTAGCTGGTGATGCACTTACCTTACCCGATCTTTCTATACTTGAGACAGCGTCCACTTTTGAAGTAGCCGGATTTGATTTTAGTAAATATGCTAATGTTGCCAAATGGCATGCTAATGTAAAGAAATCTGCACCAGGCACCGATGAGAATTGGGAGGGTTGTTTAGAGTTCAAGGCGAACTTCTTCAGCTGA